Proteins from one Neodiprion fabricii isolate iyNeoFabr1 chromosome 5, iyNeoFabr1.1, whole genome shotgun sequence genomic window:
- the LOC124183898 gene encoding CCR4-NOT transcription complex subunit 11, with product MSATPKQLSNLLDILDEENLDTSLESLSNQLHQAFAKEDLFKVGTTLLLLLQHIDLLPNNVQRIMALALLYDLYRGEQLASTPFATVFIQVLKPSDESASGSVSRPNFSGHIPALSRCEKNLLSHLLGYGAKETMKKTARQIIEEMSHSATPLVDLTSLQLQLAERLSELPSVSKCGNPVILPDMDRSKAGEIDKKVGRAIAESLVIGEPPLCSQSYRPEFLRLTPPLYHSADELAWMNVEEPSQFTVEYDSSMCVSNCAGAEARRLMGRAYKSALTLQQQQHLLMELDADPKLVYHIGLTPVKLPDLVENNPLIAIEVLLKLMQSSQITEYFSVLVNMEMSLHSMEVVNRLTTTVDLPTEFVHLYISNCISTCETIKDRYMQNRLVRLVCVFLQSLIRNKIINVQELFIEVQAFCIEFSRIREAAALFRLLKQLESGDIGGLNTPPAKSKIDPC from the coding sequence ATGTCTGCAACACCAAAGCAATTATCAAACCTGCTTGATATTCTGGACGAGGAGAACCTGGATACCAGTTTAGAATCACTATCTAATCAGTTACACCAGGCGTTTGCAAAGGAGGATCTCTTCAAAGTCGGAACAACCCTGTTGCTGCTTCTTCAGCACATTGATCTCCTGCCAAACAATGTTCAGCGAATAATGGCGCTCGCTCTTCTCTACGACCTTTATCGAGGCGAGCAACTGGCGTCCACGCCGTTTGCCACAGTGTTCATCCAGGTATTGAAGCCCTCGGATGAGAGTGCTTCAGGTTCGGTGTCTCGGCCAAACTTCTCTGGACACATCCCGGCGCTCTCCAGATGCGAGAAGAACCTGCTTAGCCACCTACTCGGCTATGGAGCCAAagagacgatgaaaaaaacagCGAGACAAATCATAGAAGAGATGTCTCACTCGGCTACTCCTCTCGTCGATCTCACTAGTCTGCAGCTTCAACTAGCCGAAAGGCTGTCGGAACTACCAAGTGTAAGCAAATGTGGAAATCCAGTAATCCTCCCGGATATGGACCGCTCGAAAGCTGGCGAGATAGACAAGAAAGTTGGCAGAGCTATAGCGGAGAGTCTTGTGATCGGCGAGCCACCTCTTTGTAGCCAAAGCTATCGGCCAGAATTCCTGAGGCTCACACCACCGTTGTATCACTCCGCAGATGAACTTGCATGGATGAACGTTGAGGAGCCGAGCCAGTTCACGGTTGAGTACGATTCTTCCATGTGTGTGTCTAATTGTGCAGGGGCCGAGGCACGCAGGCTGATGGGCAGAGCGTATAAGAGCGCCTTGACGCTCCAGCAGCAACAGCACTTGCTTATGGAGCTAGACGCTGACCCAAAACTCGTTTATCACATCGGTTTGACCCCCGTAAAGCTTCCGGACTTGGTTGAAAACAATCCGCTAATAGCTATTGAAGTCCTGCTGAAGCTTATGCAGTCCAGCCAAATAACAGAGTACTTCAGCGTGCTGGTTAATATGGAGATGTCCTTGCATTCGATGGAAGTTGTGAATAGATTGACAACCACAGTCGATCTACCAACAGAGTTTGTTCACCTTTACATCAGTAATTGCATATCGACTTGCGAAACCATCAAAGATCGATATATGCAAAATCGTTTAGTCCGTCTGGTTTGCGTGTTCCTTCAGTCTCTAATCAGAAACAAGATAATCAATGTTCAAGAACTTTTCATCGAAGTACAAGCCTTTTGCATCGAATTTAGCAGGATTAGAGAAGCTGCTGCGCTCTTCCGGCTGCTTAAACAACTTGAATCTGGTGATATCGGTGGGCTCAATACCCCGCCGGCTAAGAGTAAGATCGATCCTTGCTGA